The Nocardioides panzhihuensis genome has a segment encoding these proteins:
- a CDS encoding amidase, with the protein MELPTREAVELLAEELRLRIPEQDLDFYHAAASGLLGSWAVIDDLYEREVAPRALEREWAEPAENPLGAWYVTTELSAGESGPMSGRRVAIKDNVAVAGVPMMNGSETVRGFVPKVDATVVTRLLEAGATIAGKAVCEDLCFSGASHTAKTGPIRNPWDTDRTAGGSSSGAAALVAAGQVDLAVGGDQGGSIRIPSAFCGVVGHKPTWGLVPYTGAFPIEQSIDHLGPIAPTVRDAAGMLSVIAGADGQDPRQPVEVAGVDYVAALDELDSGLRIAVVTEGFEQANSDPGVNAVVRDAIERLTAAGHSADEVSVPWHKHGAALWDVISVEGATWQMVDGNAYGLNWKGTYDPDLMAFYGERWRQNPAAFSETVKLVALGGTYALRHGFGASYGKARNLEGVLGRAYDTVLDEYDVIVMPTLPITASLIPAADAGVEEIVVRALEMVSNTAPFDVTGHPACTIPAGLADGLPVGLMVVGKRFADADVLRAAHAFEQTLGTLTAPTKLQKEFTS; encoded by the coding sequence ATGGAGTTGCCAACTCGTGAAGCGGTCGAACTGCTGGCAGAAGAGCTGCGGCTCCGAATCCCGGAGCAGGATCTGGACTTCTACCACGCAGCGGCTTCCGGACTGCTCGGCTCGTGGGCCGTCATAGACGACCTCTACGAGCGCGAGGTGGCCCCGAGGGCCCTCGAGCGCGAGTGGGCTGAGCCCGCGGAGAACCCGCTGGGGGCCTGGTACGTCACCACCGAGCTCAGCGCCGGGGAGTCGGGCCCCATGTCCGGCCGCCGTGTGGCCATCAAGGACAACGTCGCCGTCGCTGGTGTCCCGATGATGAATGGGTCCGAGACCGTACGCGGTTTCGTGCCGAAGGTCGATGCGACCGTGGTCACTCGGCTGCTCGAGGCAGGGGCGACCATCGCGGGCAAGGCGGTGTGTGAGGACCTGTGTTTTTCCGGGGCCTCGCACACCGCCAAGACCGGTCCGATCCGGAATCCTTGGGACACCGATCGGACCGCCGGAGGTTCCTCCAGTGGTGCCGCTGCCCTGGTTGCGGCAGGGCAGGTCGATCTTGCGGTCGGCGGTGACCAGGGTGGCTCCATCCGTATTCCCTCTGCCTTCTGCGGCGTTGTCGGGCACAAGCCCACATGGGGGCTTGTGCCCTACACCGGTGCTTTCCCGATCGAGCAGAGCATCGACCATCTGGGGCCGATCGCTCCCACAGTCCGCGATGCCGCCGGGATGCTTTCGGTCATCGCCGGGGCGGACGGTCAGGATCCGAGGCAGCCCGTCGAGGTGGCCGGGGTTGACTACGTCGCAGCGCTGGACGAGCTCGACTCAGGTCTTCGGATCGCGGTCGTGACCGAGGGCTTCGAGCAGGCGAACTCCGACCCAGGCGTCAACGCTGTTGTCCGGGACGCGATCGAGCGCCTCACCGCCGCTGGGCACTCCGCCGACGAGGTTTCGGTGCCGTGGCACAAGCACGGCGCCGCACTGTGGGACGTGATCTCGGTCGAGGGAGCCACCTGGCAGATGGTCGACGGCAACGCGTACGGACTCAATTGGAAGGGCACCTACGACCCGGACCTGATGGCGTTCTACGGAGAGCGCTGGCGCCAGAATCCGGCCGCTTTCTCGGAGACGGTCAAGCTCGTCGCCCTCGGCGGGACGTACGCCCTTCGACACGGGTTCGGCGCCAGCTACGGCAAGGCCCGCAACCTCGAAGGGGTTCTGGGCCGTGCCTACGACACGGTCCTGGACGAGTACGACGTCATCGTCATGCCCACGTTGCCCATAACGGCCAGCCTCATCCCTGCAGCCGACGCCGGGGTCGAGGAGATCGTCGTCCGGGCCCTGGAGATGGTCTCGAACACGGCTCCCTTCGATGTGACCGGCCACCCCGCGTGCACCATCCCGGCCGGTCTCGCCGACGGCCTCCCTGTGGGGCTCATGGTAGTCGGCAAGAGGTTCGCGGACGCCGATGTTCTGCGAGCCGCCCACGCGTTCGAGCAGACGCTCGGCACCCTCACCGCACCCACCAAGTTGCAGAAGGAGTTCACCTCATGA
- the nthB gene encoding nitrile hydratase subunit beta yields MNGVFDLAGTDGVGPVIVPDEEPVFRAEWEKAVFPMFAMCFRAGFFGVDQFRHGMEHIDPAVYLKSPYYEHWVHTVEHFGEKLGKLDMAELDRRTAHYLANPDAPLPEHADAPELLAFVNAVVPAGAPAKRPSDKVARFKVGDIVRVDRSAPKGHTRRARYVRGAVGEVVMHHGPMVYPDTAGNGLGENPEHVYTLRFTSEELWGAEHAEPNGSVYFDVWDPYIELVTSATDNTEGAVA; encoded by the coding sequence ATGAACGGAGTATTCGACCTCGCCGGCACAGACGGCGTAGGGCCGGTCATCGTCCCCGACGAGGAGCCGGTCTTCCGGGCCGAGTGGGAGAAGGCCGTCTTCCCGATGTTCGCCATGTGCTTCCGTGCGGGCTTCTTCGGCGTCGACCAGTTCCGCCACGGCATGGAGCATATCGATCCGGCCGTGTACCTGAAGTCGCCTTACTACGAGCACTGGGTACACACCGTCGAGCACTTCGGGGAGAAGCTCGGCAAGCTCGACATGGCGGAGCTCGACCGGCGTACGGCCCACTACCTGGCCAACCCGGACGCCCCGCTTCCCGAGCACGCCGATGCCCCGGAGCTGCTGGCGTTCGTGAACGCCGTCGTCCCCGCCGGCGCCCCGGCCAAGCGTCCTTCGGACAAGGTCGCCCGCTTCAAGGTCGGCGACATCGTCCGTGTTGACCGCTCCGCGCCCAAGGGACACACCCGCCGGGCCCGCTACGTCCGTGGCGCGGTTGGCGAGGTGGTCATGCACCACGGCCCGATGGTCTACCCCGACACGGCCGGCAACGGCCTGGGCGAGAACCCCGAGCACGTCTACACCCTCAGGTTCACCAGCGAGGAGCTGTGGGGCGCCGAGCACGCCGAACCCAACGGCTCCGTCTACTTCGATGTCTGGGATCCCTACATCGAACTCGTCACCTCCGCCACCGACAACACCGAAGGAGCAGTCGCATGA
- the nthA gene encoding nitrile hydratase subunit alpha codes for MSATIRTQEEIAARVKALESMLIESGVMTTQAIDRMVEIYEHEVGPQLGAKVVAKAWSDPDFKARLVEDASEACKELGISGLQGEDMVVVENSESVHNVIVCTLCSCYPWPVLGLPPNWYKDPQYRAAITREPRKVLSEAFGFTVLDNAEVRVWDSSSEMRYWVLPQRPGGTDGWTEEQLSELVTRDSMIGVGPVAPVAS; via the coding sequence ATGAGCGCCACCATCCGTACCCAGGAGGAGATCGCCGCTCGTGTCAAGGCGCTGGAGTCGATGCTCATCGAATCCGGCGTCATGACCACCCAGGCCATCGACCGGATGGTCGAGATCTACGAGCACGAGGTCGGGCCGCAGCTCGGTGCCAAGGTGGTCGCCAAGGCGTGGAGCGACCCGGACTTCAAGGCCCGGCTCGTCGAGGACGCCAGCGAGGCCTGCAAGGAGCTCGGCATCAGCGGCCTGCAGGGCGAGGACATGGTGGTCGTGGAGAACTCCGAGAGCGTCCACAACGTCATCGTGTGCACCCTCTGCTCCTGCTACCCCTGGCCGGTCCTCGGCCTCCCGCCGAACTGGTACAAGGACCCGCAGTACCGCGCAGCAATCACCCGCGAGCCGCGCAAGGTCCTGAGCGAGGCGTTCGGCTTCACCGTCCTCGACAACGCCGAGGTACGCGTGTGGGACTCCAGCAGCGAGATGCGCTACTGGGTCCTGCCGCAGCGTCCGGGCGGCACCGACGGCTGGACCGAGGAGCAGCTCAGCGAGCTGGTGACGCGTGACTCGATGATCGGCGTCGGGCCCGTCGCGCCGGTGGCATCATGA
- a CDS encoding nitrile hydratase accessory protein, with product MTAATLPGPYTPAEVLRESRRQVQDLVCGMPGTDPSQMGFEFPWEIRAFAMAVAAHKALGFDWTEFQAALIASIQKWEDATGSTAEQPWSYYEHWVAALETVMAVHGSLPEADLDAKTQRILAEPPNRNHHEAHTEPIAIDPAS from the coding sequence ATGACCGCCGCAACCTTGCCGGGCCCCTACACCCCTGCCGAGGTGCTGAGGGAGTCTCGACGACAGGTGCAAGACCTCGTCTGCGGAATGCCGGGCACCGACCCGAGCCAGATGGGCTTCGAGTTTCCCTGGGAGATCCGGGCCTTCGCCATGGCGGTCGCCGCACACAAGGCACTCGGGTTCGACTGGACCGAGTTCCAGGCCGCGCTGATCGCATCGATCCAGAAGTGGGAGGACGCCACGGGCTCGACAGCTGAGCAGCCGTGGTCCTACTACGAGCACTGGGTCGCGGCACTCGAGACGGTGATGGCAGTCCACGGCTCCCTCCCCGAGGCAGATCTTGACGCGAAGACCCAGCGGATCCTCGCCGAGCCGCCCAACCGCAACCACCACGAAGCTCACACCGAGCCCATCGCGATAGACCCCGCCAGCTGA
- a CDS encoding CbtB domain-containing protein, with protein sequence MATENTASLGGNLTATAMALALAAVALFSVLFLLQENGAVIGADNGMWLHEVTHDARHALGVPCH encoded by the coding sequence ATGGCAACCGAGAACACCGCCTCCCTTGGCGGCAACCTGACCGCAACGGCCATGGCGCTCGCCCTTGCCGCAGTCGCCCTGTTCAGCGTGCTGTTCCTCCTGCAGGAGAACGGCGCTGTGATCGGTGCGGACAACGGCATGTGGCTGCACGAGGTCACCCATGACGCGCGGCACGCCCTCGGCGTTCCCTGCCACTGA
- a CDS encoding CbtA family protein encodes MTSTPATLGRTVGHGALAGAVAGCAGAAVMYFLVEPSIRTAIAIEDAASKAAESSGHSHTHAPGHTHVSSELVTRGEQVVYGMLTAVVVGTFIGVAFALVHRYFGRRIAGRGLPGSALILAALGFLTLTLAPAIVIPANPPAVGDPATVNLRTLTYVGTIVCAVAFTGMVIAASRATSLSTRNRTLAASAVAVAGVMVLLFGIPNRPDAIPADVPAGLIWSFRLGSIAQLASMWLVMGAVYGWLATGSRKSKADTTAHDRAGAPAGPLSSV; translated from the coding sequence ATGACCAGCACCCCAGCCACCCTGGGCCGCACCGTCGGCCACGGCGCCCTCGCGGGCGCCGTGGCCGGCTGCGCCGGCGCCGCGGTGATGTACTTCCTCGTCGAGCCCTCCATCCGGACTGCGATCGCGATCGAGGACGCAGCGAGCAAGGCGGCAGAGTCCTCGGGTCACTCCCACACCCACGCGCCGGGTCACACCCACGTGTCCAGCGAGCTGGTGACCCGTGGTGAGCAGGTGGTCTACGGCATGCTGACCGCGGTCGTCGTCGGCACATTCATCGGCGTCGCCTTCGCGCTCGTGCACCGATACTTCGGTCGCCGGATCGCGGGTCGTGGCCTACCTGGGTCCGCGTTGATTCTCGCGGCTCTGGGATTCCTCACGCTCACGCTTGCTCCCGCCATCGTCATCCCGGCCAATCCTCCTGCGGTCGGCGACCCAGCGACGGTCAACCTCAGGACCCTGACGTACGTGGGCACCATCGTCTGCGCTGTCGCCTTCACCGGAATGGTCATCGCGGCTTCACGGGCGACTTCGCTCTCGACTCGGAACCGCACTCTGGCCGCCAGCGCCGTCGCTGTTGCCGGTGTCATGGTTCTCCTGTTCGGGATTCCGAACCGTCCCGACGCCATCCCCGCCGATGTTCCAGCTGGTCTGATCTGGTCATTCCGGCTCGGGTCGATCGCACAGCTTGCGTCGATGTGGCTCGTCATGGGAGCGGTCTACGGCTGGCTCGCCACAGGATCTCGGAAGAGCAAGGCCGACACGACAGCACACGACCGGGCCGGCGCCCCGGCTGGCCCGCTCTCCTCGGTCTGA
- a CDS encoding phenylacetaldoxime dehydratase family protein — protein MESAIDTHLKCPRTLSRRVSEDYTPPFPMFVARGDKAIQQTVMAYFGVQFEDESKRPQALAAFQHIIGTFSLADGPLSHDLTHHVDNQDHHNLMAVAYWTDPAAYCRWLRSDDVNGWWSADERLDEGLGYFREIIAPRADQFETLYAFTEDFPGIGGVMGERGTGSTVSGEIEEHGYWGSMRDRIPASQVDWMEATEDLVVVSGDPSKDGRVIVRGHDNIAVIRSGQEWSAAGEEERNLFFDEILPSLQDGMDFLRDNGAEMGCYSNRFVRSIDIDGNELDESYNIGHWRALDKLERWAESHPTHLRIFVTFFRVVAGLEKLRLYHEVSVSDAKDQMFEYINCHPQTGMMRDAQALA, from the coding sequence ATGGAATCCGCGATCGACACCCACCTCAAGTGCCCGCGCACACTCTCTCGGCGAGTGTCCGAGGACTACACCCCGCCCTTCCCGATGTTCGTGGCACGCGGCGACAAGGCGATCCAGCAGACTGTCATGGCCTACTTCGGGGTCCAGTTCGAAGACGAGTCCAAGCGTCCGCAAGCTCTCGCCGCGTTCCAGCACATCATCGGCACGTTCAGCCTGGCGGACGGCCCCCTGAGCCACGACCTCACCCACCACGTCGACAACCAGGACCACCACAACCTGATGGCGGTCGCATACTGGACCGACCCCGCGGCGTACTGCCGCTGGCTTCGCTCCGACGACGTCAACGGCTGGTGGTCTGCCGACGAGCGTCTCGACGAGGGCCTCGGCTACTTCCGCGAGATCATCGCGCCCCGTGCTGACCAGTTCGAGACGCTGTACGCGTTCACCGAGGATTTCCCCGGCATCGGCGGCGTCATGGGTGAGCGTGGCACCGGCAGCACCGTGAGCGGCGAGATCGAGGAGCACGGCTATTGGGGATCGATGCGCGATCGGATCCCGGCCTCCCAGGTCGACTGGATGGAGGCGACCGAGGACCTGGTCGTCGTCTCCGGCGACCCGTCGAAAGACGGCCGCGTCATCGTTCGCGGCCACGACAACATCGCAGTGATCCGCTCCGGCCAGGAGTGGAGCGCCGCCGGTGAGGAGGAGCGCAACCTGTTCTTCGATGAGATCCTGCCAAGCCTTCAGGACGGTATGGACTTCCTCCGCGACAACGGGGCCGAGATGGGCTGCTACAGCAACCGCTTCGTCCGCTCGATCGACATCGACGGCAACGAGCTCGACGAGAGCTACAACATCGGCCACTGGCGCGCGCTCGATAAACTCGAGCGCTGGGCGGAGTCGCACCCGACGCACCTGCGGATCTTCGTCACGTTCTTCCGCGTCGTCGCGGGTCTGGAGAAGCTCCGCCTCTATCACGAGGTGTCGGTCTCGGACGCCAAGGATCAGATGTTCGAGTACATCAACTGCCACCCGCAGACCGGCATGATGCGAGACGCCCAGGCTCTCGCCTGA
- the mftR gene encoding mycofactocin system transcriptional regulator (MftR, the mycofactocin system transcriptional regulator, is an uncharacterized TetR family DNA-binding transcription factor. Its role is inferred by context. It occurs as part of the biosynthesis locus for mycofactocin, a partially characterized electron carrier derived from the terminal Val-Tyr dipeptide of the precursor peptide MftA, through a radical SAM enzyme-mediated process.), whose amino-acid sequence MPTMPAPATRRRSLRGRPAATTHAEIEQAAFRLFVTKGFEATTLDDIGEAIGVGRRTITRYYPSKNDIPWGQFDRTLDAFREILRSMPTDVPLHEAVHRGVLAFNDFPADAQPSHRDRMRLILTTPALQAHSVLRYASWREVIAEYVAERTGLGPDGLLPQTVGQVSLALALTSYQAWLADEDASLPDLLDATMAHLRSYVSC is encoded by the coding sequence ATGCCGACCATGCCCGCCCCCGCGACACGGCGCCGCTCGCTCCGCGGTCGCCCCGCCGCGACCACGCACGCGGAGATCGAGCAGGCGGCCTTCCGGCTCTTCGTGACCAAGGGTTTCGAGGCCACCACCCTCGACGACATCGGCGAGGCGATCGGGGTCGGAAGGCGCACCATCACCCGCTACTACCCCTCCAAGAACGACATCCCCTGGGGACAGTTCGACCGCACCCTCGACGCCTTCCGCGAGATCCTGCGCTCCATGCCCACAGACGTACCGCTGCACGAAGCGGTCCACCGGGGCGTACTCGCGTTCAACGACTTCCCCGCCGATGCGCAGCCCAGCCACCGCGACCGGATGCGCCTGATCCTGACCACCCCGGCACTCCAGGCCCACTCGGTGCTCCGCTACGCCAGCTGGCGCGAGGTCATCGCCGAGTACGTCGCCGAGCGCACCGGTCTCGGCCCAGACGGTCTTCTCCCCCAGACCGTCGGTCAGGTCTCGCTCGCCCTCGCCCTGACCTCGTATCAGGCATGGCTCGCCGACGAGGACGCCTCACTCCCCGACCTGCTCGACGCCACGATGGCCCACCTGCGCTCGTACGTCTCGTGCTGA
- the mftA gene encoding mycofactocin precursor MftA (Mycofactocin is a small molecule electron carrier derived from the final two amino acids, Val-Tyr, of MftA, the mycofactocin precursor. It plays a role in redox homeostasis and the metabolism of alcohols and aldehydes in Actinobacteria, including Mycobacterium tuberculosis.) produces the protein MTPEESTQVVDEALTEESLIEEVSIDGMCGVY, from the coding sequence ATGACCCCTGAAGAGAGCACCCAGGTCGTGGACGAGGCCCTGACCGAGGAGTCGTTGATCGAGGAGGTCTCGATCGACGGCATGTGCGGCGTCTACTGA
- the mftB gene encoding mycofactocin biosynthesis chaperone MftB (MftB, a small protein, is a peptide chaperone that assists the radical SAM enzyme MftC in performing two modifications to the C-terminal Val-Tyr dipeptide of the mycofactocin precursor peptide, MftA. MftB's role is analogous to the role of PqqD in the biosynthesis of PQQ, a cofactor that derives entirely from a Tyr and a Glu in the precursor PqqA.) → MTAVSLDSAWSLSPSVELRPEPFGALAYHFGNRKLTFLKRPELVAVVRALGSHPDVRGALEASGVPEGQHAAYVAALSGLAKTDMIRPVA, encoded by the coding sequence ATGACCGCTGTGAGCCTGGACAGTGCGTGGAGCCTGTCGCCGTCCGTGGAGCTGCGTCCGGAGCCTTTCGGGGCGTTGGCCTACCACTTCGGGAACCGGAAGCTGACCTTCCTCAAGCGTCCCGAGCTGGTGGCGGTGGTGCGTGCCCTGGGATCTCACCCGGATGTGCGTGGAGCGCTCGAGGCATCAGGGGTGCCGGAGGGCCAGCACGCTGCGTACGTTGCTGCGCTCTCCGGCCTCGCCAAGACCGACATGATCCGCCCTGTGGCGTGA
- the mftC gene encoding mycofactocin radical SAM maturase (MftC is a radical SAM/SPASM enzyme that catalyzes the first two steps in biosynthesis of the electron carrier mycofactocin from the terminal Val-Tyr dipeptide of the precursor peptide MftA.), which translates to MKLVEHFELGLDAPICLTWELTYACNLECAHCLSSSGRRDPRELSTEQCEAVIDELQRMQVFYVNIGGGEPTVRPDFWHLVEYAVAHDVGVKFSTNGVRLTPERARWLAASDYVDVQISLDGATAEVNDRVRGTGSYDTAITALRNLHEAGFGDAKVSVVCTRENIGQLDEFKAIADRFGATLRLTRLRPSGRGADVWDELHPLPEQQRELYEWLVANGDNVLTGDSFFHLAAFGPEDGSGALPGLNLCGAGRVVCLIDPVGDVYACPFAIHDEFLAGNLLADGGFDKVWKTSALFRELREPQTGGACSGCAHYDSCRGGCMAAKFFTGLPLDGPDPECVQGYGESALAGARTIPAAGQDHSRSAPSRNAPVLLTLSRRRPDAELAPPVSACAESPLAGFAPN; encoded by the coding sequence ATGAAGCTGGTGGAGCACTTCGAGCTCGGCCTGGATGCGCCGATCTGTCTGACTTGGGAACTGACGTATGCGTGCAACTTGGAGTGTGCGCACTGCTTGTCGAGCAGTGGTCGGCGTGACCCGCGTGAGCTGAGTACGGAGCAGTGTGAGGCGGTGATCGATGAGCTGCAGCGGATGCAGGTGTTCTATGTGAACATCGGCGGCGGTGAGCCGACCGTACGTCCCGACTTCTGGCACCTGGTCGAGTACGCCGTCGCTCACGACGTGGGGGTGAAGTTCTCCACCAACGGTGTCCGGCTCACTCCGGAGCGGGCGCGGTGGCTGGCGGCCAGCGACTATGTGGATGTCCAGATCTCCCTCGATGGTGCTACGGCCGAGGTCAATGACCGGGTGCGGGGGACGGGTTCGTATGACACCGCGATCACTGCGCTGCGCAACCTGCACGAGGCGGGGTTTGGTGATGCGAAGGTGAGTGTGGTCTGCACCCGGGAGAACATCGGGCAGCTCGACGAGTTCAAGGCGATCGCTGACCGGTTCGGTGCGACGCTGCGGTTGACCCGGTTGCGTCCCTCGGGTCGTGGCGCGGATGTGTGGGATGAGCTGCACCCGTTGCCCGAACAGCAGCGGGAGCTGTACGAGTGGCTGGTCGCCAACGGTGACAACGTGCTGACCGGTGACTCTTTCTTCCACCTGGCGGCGTTCGGGCCGGAGGACGGGAGCGGTGCTCTGCCGGGGCTGAATCTGTGCGGAGCGGGCAGAGTGGTGTGCCTGATCGACCCGGTCGGAGACGTCTATGCCTGCCCGTTCGCGATCCACGACGAGTTCCTGGCCGGCAACCTGCTCGCCGACGGCGGCTTCGACAAGGTGTGGAAGACCTCGGCGCTCTTCCGGGAGTTGCGTGAGCCGCAGACCGGTGGTGCCTGCTCGGGCTGCGCCCACTACGACTCCTGCCGTGGCGGTTGCATGGCGGCGAAGTTCTTCACCGGGCTGCCGCTGGATGGGCCGGACCCGGAGTGTGTCCAGGGCTATGGCGAGTCTGCGCTGGCCGGTGCCCGGACCATTCCGGCGGCTGGTCAGGACCACTCCCGCAGCGCTCCCAGCCGTAACGCGCCAGTGCTGCTGACCCTCTCCCGACGCCGACCCGACGCCGAGCTGGCGCCACCGGTGAGCGCCTGCGCGGAGTCGCCGCTGGCCGGCTTCGCCCCCAACTGA
- the mftD gene encoding pre-mycofactocin synthase MftD (MftD, an enzyme found in the mycofactocin biosynthesis locus, performs an oxidative deamination of 3-amino-5-[(p-hydroxyphenyl)methyl]-4,4-dimethyl-2-pyrrolidinone (AHDP). The resulting compound, now called pre-mycofactocin (PMFT), is a biologically active redox cofactor that can oxidize the non-exchangeable NADH of TIGR03971 family SDR-type oxidoreductases.), whose amino-acid sequence MAWKNPWKQNPWFESVAVAQERARKRLPKPVYAALLAGSERGQTIADNQQAFADLGLAPHVAGHHDKRELSTTVLGQEIGFPVIISPTGVQAVHPDGEVAVARAAAARGTVMGLSNFASKAVEEVVAANAATFFQMYWTGDREVMIRRMRRAHAAGAKALIATLDWSFSMGRDWGSPEIPEKVDINAMLKFAPQVMSRGKWMAAYARSGGIPDLTAPNLAPIADDGSLGEPPTFFGAYYEWMTTPPPSWDDVAWMVSTWKELSGGKPFMLKGVCRVDDALRAVDAGVDAISVSNHGGNNLDGTPATIRVLPAIATAVGDQIEVLLDGGVRRGSDVAKALALGARAVMIGRAYLWGLGANGQAGVENVLDVLRNGLDSAVLGMGKASIHDLTPADLVIPDGFELALGRPLGRP is encoded by the coding sequence ATGGCCTGGAAGAACCCCTGGAAGCAGAACCCGTGGTTCGAGTCCGTCGCGGTGGCGCAGGAGCGTGCCCGCAAGCGGCTGCCGAAGCCGGTGTATGCGGCTCTGCTGGCCGGGTCTGAGCGCGGCCAGACGATCGCGGACAACCAGCAGGCCTTCGCCGACCTCGGGCTGGCGCCGCATGTGGCTGGCCATCACGACAAGCGCGAGCTGTCGACCACGGTGCTGGGCCAGGAGATCGGGTTCCCGGTGATCATCTCGCCCACCGGCGTACAGGCCGTCCATCCCGACGGTGAGGTCGCGGTCGCGCGGGCGGCGGCGGCCCGGGGCACGGTGATGGGGCTGTCCAACTTCGCTTCCAAGGCGGTCGAGGAGGTCGTGGCGGCCAACGCGGCGACGTTCTTCCAGATGTATTGGACCGGTGACCGGGAGGTGATGATCCGCCGGATGCGCCGGGCCCACGCGGCCGGGGCGAAGGCGCTGATCGCCACCCTGGACTGGTCGTTCTCCATGGGCCGTGACTGGGGCAGCCCGGAGATCCCGGAGAAGGTCGACATCAACGCGATGCTCAAGTTCGCGCCCCAGGTGATGAGCCGCGGGAAGTGGATGGCGGCGTACGCCCGCAGTGGTGGCATCCCGGACCTGACCGCTCCCAACCTGGCACCGATCGCCGATGACGGCAGCCTGGGGGAGCCGCCCACGTTCTTCGGTGCCTACTACGAGTGGATGACCACGCCGCCGCCGTCGTGGGACGACGTGGCCTGGATGGTGAGCACCTGGAAGGAGTTGAGCGGAGGCAAGCCGTTCATGCTCAAGGGCGTGTGCCGGGTCGATGACGCGCTGCGTGCGGTCGATGCGGGTGTGGATGCGATCTCGGTCTCCAACCACGGCGGCAACAACCTCGATGGCACCCCGGCCACGATCCGGGTGCTGCCTGCGATCGCGACCGCGGTGGGCGACCAGATCGAGGTGCTCCTCGACGGTGGGGTACGCCGCGGCTCCGACGTCGCCAAGGCACTCGCCCTGGGTGCCCGTGCGGTGATGATCGGGCGTGCCTACCTGTGGGGCCTGGGTGCCAACGGCCAGGCCGGTGTCGAGAACGTCCTCGACGTCCTCCGCAATGGCCTCGACTCCGCAGTCCTGGGCATGGGCAAGGCCTCCATCCACGACCTCACCCCCGCCGACCTGGTGATCCCCGACGGCTTCGAACTCGCCCTGGGCCGACCACTGGGCCGGCCGTGA